Below is a genomic region from Prochlorococcus marinus str. MIT 0918.
TCTCTTTGTTGTTTCGCTGTTAGTCCTGTTAGTCTTCTTGGAAGAATCTTTCCTCTTTCAGTTATGAATTTTTTTAGTGTTTCAACATCCTTATAATCTATTGGATCACCTGGTTTAATAGGTGATAATTTCTTTTTAAATAATGAGTTAGGCATAAGTTAAATTCCTTTTTAAAAGGTAATTGGTTTATTTGTTCTCCTTAATTAAGGAGAGATCATTTTAATACAAGAGAAACTTAAGGTTTCAAGTTTCCAGCTTGTTTTTTAATGATTTTGCTCTATAAGATGCACTTTTATAGGTGCCTATAGACCAATTGGCTGGTTTGGACCGGTAATCGCTGCAATTGAGTGGATACGAACCGGACGCCCTTTTTATTTGCCATAAGGACGTGACATGGCTTATGCGATAAGTAATATTAAGCTACTATCCTACAAGCTGAGCTGTATTTTTTAAACTAAAGCTTTGAATAAGTAGGATCTATGGATAATCATCAAACGATATGAAGGTTTCAATTAATTGGCTAAGAGAATTAGTAGAGATCCCATCTGACATAACAGATCTAGCTGAATCCCTTTCAATGTCAGGCTTTGAGGTTGAGGATGTACTCGATTTAGCATCCGATCTTGATGGGGTCATTGTTGGATTTGTAGAAGAAATATCCTCACATCCAAATGCTGATAAATTAAATGTTTGCAAAGTACAGATAGGTAATGAAAATTCACTTCAAATTGTTTGCGGTGCAAGAAACGTTAGGCATTCCACTCATGTATTGGTAGCTACTGAAGGCAGTTTTTTAAAATCAATAGGATTGAATATAAAAACAACAAAATTAAGAGATGTTATTAGTGAGGGTATGATTTGCTCTTTAGCAGAACTAGGGATTTCAAATAATTCTGAGGGAATTGCAATTTTGGAAGAGATGGATGTCAAAATCCCAAAGGTTGGGACACCAGCATCAACAGCACTAAACCTAAGGGATATTATTCTTGATTTGGCTATTACAGCTAATAGACCAGATGGAATGTCAATGGTAGGGATAGCTAGAGAAGTATCAGCAATAAAGAGAAGTAAACTTAATCTACCTAAAATATCAAATTCAATTAAATATAAATTGTTCGAATCTAAAATAATTTCTGATAACTTAATTACTGAGGATTCAATTTATAGCATTCATCATATAACTAATTTAAGAGGAGATATTAGTTCACCTAATTGGCTAATAGATAGGCTTGAAAAGTTAGGTATAAATAGTATTAACACTATAGTTGATATAACAAATTATGTAATGATAGAGCAGGGACAGCCTCTACATGCATTTGATGCTGATCAGCTCAATAAATTAGCAGGGAAGGAAATTACTCAAAATGATTTTGGAGTTAGAAAATCAGAATCAGGTGAGAAATTTATCGCAATTGACAAAAAAGAGTATATACTACCAGATAATATAACTGTAATTACCTGTGCGAATAAGATAATAGCTATAGCTGGTGTAATAGGTGGATTAAATTCTGCAGTAAACCATAATACAAAAAATATATGGTTAGAAGCTGCATTATTTACTCAACAATCTATTAGAAATTCTTCAAGAGAAATAGGTCTTAGAACAGAATCAAGTAGTAGATTTGAAAAAGGAATAAGTCCCCAAACAACTATAATTGCAGCATCTCGAGCAATGGACTTAATAAA
It encodes:
- the rpsR gene encoding 30S ribosomal protein S18, translated to MPNSLFKKKLSPIKPGDPIDYKDVETLKKFITERGKILPRRLTGLTAKQQRDITTAVKRARIIALLPFVNPEG